The following DNA comes from Oncorhynchus mykiss isolate Arlee chromosome 16, USDA_OmykA_1.1, whole genome shotgun sequence.
TCTAATCGAACATACTGCGAATCACTAGCATAGCTGTCGTTACGTGGTTTCATTTCAACCGTGAGGCTCTGTGCATACTGTATTCTAGCATATACCTTTGACACAACGGAAATGTTTTATCATAGTTTAGTGATGTGTCCAGATGCTGCTAACTTGAGCACTTATCCATTCCGTGTTTAAGGCGGCTCTTACAGCCTTACATCCTTTGAGTTACAAAATTTGAAGACATTTAAGAATCCTCACCATCCTCTGGTAGGGGTCTTGTGTGTTGTTGGCAGTGTCCAGCAGCTCAGAGTACTCAAGCTCCTCACACAGTCTTTGCATCAGATTGATGGGCTCGTTGAGAGCAGCAGGCATGGAGACACGGGACAGGTCCTTGCCTATGTTGTTATAGAGGATCTGCATCAGGCCCACCTGGGCGTTGTCCGGGCAGTGGGCGGCCAGGGTGGTACGGCGGCCCGTATTTTTGGGCACGACACAGTTGGGAGTCTTAGAGATGCTGGCACGGTACTCACGAGTGGCTGAAGCTGTGGGGGAGAGAGATCAGTTTCAATAAATTGAAAAAAATTCTAATTGCTAACTGGTTAcagagcgtgtgtatgtgtgttcaccATGTCCTTCCTCAGGTTCAGAGTTGCTGGTTGTCCCTTCACTCAGACCAGACTCAGACTCAGAGAAGCTCCCATTCAGGACACCGTCACTCGCATCAAAATACTCAGCTGCAGAGTCTGTCACCGATGGCGTGCGACGGGACTCGTTCCCAGATACAGtctaaagagaggaagagtgacaAACAATAAAACACCATGAGAAAGACAGCCAAGAAGACGGTGAAGTCGGTGAGGAAAAGCACCCGcacacaaataaatacatttcgtAAACCAAGCCTGTCTCCATGAAGGGATATACCCTCACCTCAGCCAGTGTGGTTGATTGGTGGTAGGTATCCTGCAGTCTCTGACGCTCCTGGGCCAAGGCATCATGCACAGACTTGAGGGACGCGTGTACTGACAGGGAGGGGAAaataaagaaaatcacatttagcATTAGTAGTAATGAACGCACAGAACATGTGTGAGTCCATGTGTGTTTTGACTCTGACCTCTTTGGGACACGCTACAGATGTCCTGCTGGATCTTCCTGCCTTCTGGGGAGGTGTTGGTGGGAGGGGACAGCTGGGAGTAGACATAGTCCGGGACGGCGGGGACATAGTCTTGAAGGGAGGGGACAGACGCACCCAGTTGGGACGAGCTGTTCAGGTGACTAGAGGACAGCTACAAAATGGAGGAACGATGGAGAATGAACAAGTAGAACCAACTGACCAACCATTTATTTGCCAGTCACTGATTCCCCACATTAGTGAGATGTCAAATATGTTTGTATGTAGAAGGAAAATTAATAAGAACTGTGTACAAGCCATGCAATATAGATACTATGGAAGATTAAAAGCTATTGTTTAAATCTTTATTTCATGAAAAATTAACCCCTTTTTCTGCGCGATTTTGttattacgatcttgtctcatcgctgcaactccctaaCGGGCTCCGGAGAGCCGAAGGTTGTGTCGTGTGTCCTCCAAAATATGACCCGCCAAGCCGCACCTCACCGCacccgctcgcttaacccggaagacagctgcaccaatgtatcagaggaaacaccgttcaactgacaaccAAAGACAGCCTGTAGGGGCCCGGCCCGCCAcaaaggagttgctagagcgtgatgagccaagtatagcccccccccggccaaaccctcccctaactcggatgACACAGGGCCAATTGTCccccaccctatgggactcccagtcacggccagtAATGACACAGCTTGGGATTCGAAccccttagaccactgcgccactcaggaggcccgcTAGTGTTCAATTCTACTGTAGGAGCATGTACGTCCTACAAAGAATTAACCAAAGTCTTATTTCTCAAACATATATATCACAGCTACTTCCATTCAATCTGATAGCAGTCtgtaattgtaaaaaataattggtTTGCTCAGTCTCTGAATCTAAATCTGATTTGACCTTACTTTCCATTGTACATTTGTTTTTAcccctgtgtctgtgtgactgtctaGACAACATGGAAGAGATCAATTAGACTAGCTAGGTGTTCCTTGCTTTGGCAGTCTGCCTTGTTTCCTGGTGTTGACTCACTGATTTAGTAATCCCACGAAAACATTTTGGATTAAAAGGAAGCCTAAAAGTTATCAGATGATTGGGTTAGCTAATACTCAAAACCAACACATACTCTTTACAGGCTGGTTAGTAGTACACAATCAACTTTTGGAATTTGAGTATTAAAAAATATGTGAACATTAGTGCCAAATCAACGGGGAAATGCACTGGAACAAATATCCATGAGTCAAAATTTTTAAAAGTCAGTCTAAATCACCTAGACATTTAATCTAAGAACCACAGGTAGAAAAGAAAATGTATGTTACTAACCTGTCTTACCATTCCAAGGGCCTCTACCCTTGACATTGTGCGCGAGTGACCCCATATCTTGCAAGACCTGGACTTCTTGGGTTTCTCAAGAGAGAGATTCTTGGtggaataaaaataaatttaaaaaaaacagacatggGCCATTTATCTCATTACATTACTTAATTCAAGCATGTCTCACACCCTTGTCCTGCAACTCCATGTTCACTTGCCCCTAGGAAAAGTCACCCCTTACCGCTAGGAAAAGTCACCCCTTACCGCTAGGAAAATGTGTAGACCTGAAACAACTGGACAAATGTTGATATTTAATCCTAGCCAATGCGATGGCTGGAGTGGAACCATTACCACACTGCTAAACCTATACTAGGAAGGGTTGGTTTGGAGCTGGGCCGTAGTGTTTCTTCATCTCACCTGCATGCTGATGATGCGCTGCAGCTCGCCGTCGGTGAAGGCCTGCTGGCCCCCTTCCAGCAACTGCAGCCTCCGGACCAGTCGGTTCAGCTCAGACAGTTCCAACTGACAACGGTTCAgctctgaagaaaaaaaaaaagaagaaaaaaaaacccagagacTCTTAGGGAAGATCCCAGAACAGTTCTACTGGGGAGTTAAGACCTGGAGCGAAACATTTGTAGATCTCATCAAatcacatggctagcagatgttaatgcgagtgtagggaaatgcttgtgcttctagttccgaccatgcagtaatatctaacaagtaatctaacaatttcacaacaactaccttatacacacacaagtgtaaaggaatgaataagaatatatacatataaatatatggatgagtgatggccgaacggccaTCAGCAAGATGCAGTacatggtatagagtacagtatatacacatttgagtaatgtagggtatgtaaacattatataaagtggcattgtttaaagtgactagtgtatTAGTGTATGGATGTATTACATCCAATATCTTCTTAtttaagtggctagagatttgagtcagtatgttggcagcagccactcaatgttagtgatggctgtttaacagtctgatggccttgagatattttttttattttacctttatttaaccaggcaagtcagttaagaacaaattcttattttcaatgacggcctgggaacagtgggttctgcctgttcaggggcagaacgacagatttgtaccttgtcagctcgggggtttgaactcacaaccttccggttactagtccaacgctctaaccactaggctaccctgccgccccaatggtaACCATTGATAACCATGGTTGTCCATGAAGCGCCATTTATGACAATTAGAAGCTAGGCGATTTACGTGTGTGCAACAAAAAATAAAACTTTGGCAGCCCCTAAAGCATTTTGAGTTTACTTTGTATACGAGTGCAGTACCTTGAGCACAGCTGTCTGGGTCATGAGTCTGTTGTAACCAGGCTGACACCTTCCCATTCACCCCCGGGTTGACAGAGGGAAACTCAGACGGTGTTGGTGCAGCTATCTCACCCACGTAAGAGTCTGTAGTGCTATGGTAGTGTTGGTAGGAAGACTTGTATACagacgagagagggagacagacactgACAAGTCAATACAAGACTATAAACCACGAACAGAGACTGGACCTGTACAGAGCGAGAGGACTCACCACGTCCTGCATGCCGTTCCTCTGTGCTAGTCCAGGCACACTGGTGCCCTGGGACAAGGCCTGGAAAAAGCCATTGTGCACTTGAGCAGCCTCATTCTTCTTGAACATGCGATGGGCACTCAGCTTGGCCACCCAGATGTAGAACAAGTCATGACTATTGGCCTAGGAGAGGAAAGAACGGGAAGAGTGGCGCCAAGTTCATTTGTATTACTACAGGCCTCTAAAAACGAATCCCAAAAACCTAATCCAACCGTTCTCCAATCCAACCTTGGACAACATTGAACTTTGTTTACTAAGTTACTTAATTATAATTTATGTAGTGAAGTTGGCAGACAAGCTGAAGTAAGTGAAAGGGACTGGGCATACCTTCATATGATATAGAACATCTCCTGCATCCAAATCGATACGATTGGATTTCTTGTTGATAGACATGACTGCAAGGCCGACATCTAATGAACCATGAAGCTTTCCCCTTGTGATCTTTAAAATAGAAAGTGCTTCCCATTATATTATTAACGCTGAGTTTATCATTTAACTTAAATACACAATATAGTGAATGTACACTTACATCTTGTTGGGTTTTGGAATATCGTAAGATCCCCGTTTCCAACACAAAGTACCTCTGAAAGTAGGATCAAAAACACATGAATTAACCTTAATTTCTAATTAAACTAATGTGAAATCATTTCCAAAATAGTGACCAAACACACTGGTGGATTGGATTAATGGGCAGTTTGCTGACCTTGTGCCAGCCTTTCAGGGGCCATTTTCTCCTCTTGAGGAGGTATCCTTCACAGATGCCTGGGATGGTCAGGTCCTGGGAGTTGTCACCAGACATCATTTCCACCTGAAGGTCATCCATCACCTCCCAGTCTTTAATGTTCTGAGGGTGAACCAACACCATAACAAACACATCAGCACCCATCTGGAGACATTGTTATTTGTGGGATGTTAACACACAGTTGGATGTTTTGTTTGGATATTTGATATTTAAAAACAGGTGCAGAATGGGTTTAAAACTCCTTACCTATGTACAGAACAGAATTTTTGGTTGTGCTTATGGTTAACTGAATGTGTTGATGTTGATTCTTTGTCATTGTGACGCCCTCTTGGTGGAAGAGACATACCGTACTCACCCGAGAGTGACGGGAGGAGGCAGTGCTACTGCTCCGAGAGTGGGTGGGTTTGTTCAACGTGGGAGGGGTCTTCTCCAGGCCACTCATCAGAGATTGGCTGCGGTTGAGCGTGGACCCGTAAGGATTTTGAAACGAATCCATTTTGAAATGATAATGTCAGGCTTCCCTCCCTTGTGTTATTGCTAGATTTTTCAATAAGACTGTTCCACTACAAACTCCCAGTCATCTCAGAAGTATGGGTCTGAGAAAGAAACACATGAAAGAATACAAATATAGATGGCTACTCTTTGCAAACATGTTGTTTCCTCCTGTCAACATGTATAAACTGCTGTTGAATGAGGCTGTGCGAGGTTGAGGCTTCCTTTGAATAAGTCGCATATTCTAAATGATTAAACTTGTCAATTGTTAGCTGAAATTATGTGAATAAGGGTCTGAAGAGTGGACAACCTTAGGTTGACAAATCTCTTGTCTGAGGTCCTCTGAGGCCTGTATTCATAACTTCTGGGCGGGTGTTGTTTCAAAAAGACTAAAAGCACATCTAGCTCTTGGCAAAGGTTTGCACGGGGGCTTGTGATAGAACCCAAGATTCCTCTCACCCTTCCCCAACATGTATTTGTGATACTGAGCCATTTAATATCAATGTCAGATTTTCCATCCAGTGTAATttacacatttttccatttcaATGTAAAGGAAGAAACATGACATCAGAGGCCATTACCTGTAGGGTGATAGGGTTGTTCTCACTCCAACAGACTGGGAATCTGAGGAGAAGATTACTAACCTCCCTTCTAATTGGCTTAACCTTTTTTAGTAAGACCTCTCCTGAACATGCAGTAATGAGATCACAAGGCAGAGAACACTGAAGATCTGGCGGTGACAACAGAAAAGGTTCGAGGCCTGGGTATGGGAGTGCTAGGCCTATGCAAAAGTTACATCTACAGCCATTGAAAACACAACAGATCATGTGTATGACTTGAATACATTATAGGTTCCAACAGGGGGTGCAACTTCGGTTTTAGAAGTGGAGGAGACATGATgttatttttttatcaattaggAAAACACTCCAAACAGTCTACCCGCCCAGAGGCGTCAGCATGTTCCCAAAGCACAcagttgcctcgttttgtatcgcattccaatgataaaactggggaagacaaaaaaatgcaatttcagaatgtgaaagttgcacccctgggTTCCAAGACAAGTTTTGAGCTCATGAATGTATCCATGTGCATCCATACAGGCTTTGCTTGGTATTAAATAAGGGGTGATGGttgaggacagaggtagagagggaagccTCTCTGACCTCCGTCAGGGAAGCGTGTGGCAGATACAGGATAATAGGATTTGCTGCTAACCAAGCTTGCTTACTCAACGCAGAAAAATACAGAATTATCTATAGTCGCCAATTACAGTGTAAACCCTCCACATCATGCTCTGTATATGGGCCTGCTTGGCATATTGAAGTGGGCAATCAATCCATTGAATTATGAATGCTATGTGGATATATGTTGATGTTTAGGCCCTAGTCCTTAACCTTTGCTGTGGCAGTCAATGCAGATTATTCTAAGCAACATTGCTAGTGTGACCAAATGTAATCTTATATTACATTTAAGGGTGACCACTATTGACAACTTACAACTAACTGAATCAATGAAGGATTTATGTCTGCCAAAAAGAGGCCAGACTGCAGTAATTGCATCAAATGGGAAATGGTGTCATCTCTCTACTCAACATTGCTCTAAATCCTCTGAAGTTTCCCTGGTGAGATTATGTGGGCAGTGCACAGAGGAGGTTGATCCTGCCTCCAACTGATAAGTATAATGGTACTGAAGAGATATGAGAAGTCTGTGCATATTACAGGGCTCACCATACAATATTATTTTCCAGCACAACAAGGATATGAGGTGACTGACGCATATACAGTGTGCACGAGTAAACCACAGACAGGTTGTTAGTCATAAAACAGCAGGTGAGTAAGCTTGCTATGTGGTTACATACAAACTACGTGTTATTCTCAAGAAAGCACAATGCAAAAAAGGCATAACCTTGGGCCCCATCACAATGGTTAAATTGGGGCAAGGAGGCTCTTATCGAAAGCCCATTATGAAATGACTGTGCCACACAAGTTGACTCATGTCCTGAACTAAACAAACCATTTGAGCCTGGCACATGTTAATTTGGGAATTACCTTTAACTAGTAtctatttcataaaaataaaacatttagacATAGGGGCCTAGTCCAATGAATTATGTGCTTAAGAACGTGTCAAAAACATGTATTCTATAATAGCCAAATCTACAATGATCTGATATTGCATTATTTGCCAATtagcaacattttgaaaaaggtaAACCCAATAAATAATGTAGTTCGTTTTGGTTATGTGGTTGTTTGTTTAGCTGGTTGAAGTGGGCATGTTGAAATTGCATCCATATCCTTGGAAATTCCATGTTCCTGAACAGTCATCTCTTCAACTACACATTCATCAAACGAAAATATTCACTCTGCGAGCTTACCTGAAGTTCATGTGTGACCACTCTCATCGCGGTAATGAATATATTTTGAAATGTCCGACAAACCTCGTGATTTCCCATTTGTTTGACAAATCACACAGCTTTACCCGATTGCGGGACCATGTCTTTCTCAACACACGTGCGGAAAAACAAGACAAGCCGTCAAAAAGTATTGTAGAAACTGCCAATGTCTGCTTCGCTGTGCACGTGTAATGAGTCAAACGCATCACCCAAATCCACGGATAGCTGTGCC
Coding sequences within:
- the LOC100136345 gene encoding OORP isoform X4, producing MDSFQNPYGSTLNRSQSLMSGLEKTPPTLNKPTHSRSSSTASSRHSRNIKDWEVMDDLQVEMMSGDNSQDLTIPGICEGYLLKRRKWPLKGWHKRYFVLETGILRYSKTQQDITRGKLHGSLDVGLAVMSINKKSNRIDLDAGDVLYHMKANSHDLFYIWVAKLSAHRMFKKNEAAQVHNGFFQALSQGTSVPGLAQRNGMQDVSSYQHYHSTTDSYVGEIAAPTPSEFPSVNPGVNGKVSAWLQQTHDPDSCAQELNRCQLELSELNRLVRRLQLLEGGQQAFTDGELQRIISMQNLSLEKPKKSRSCKIWGHSRTMSRVEALGMLSSSHLNSSSQLGASVPSLQDYVPAVPDYVYSQLSPPTNTSPEGRKIQQDICSVSQRVHASLKSVHDALAQERQRLQDTYHQSTTLAETVSGNESRRTPSVTDSAAEYFDASDGVLNGSFSESESGLSEGTTSNSEPEEGHASATREYRASISKTPNCVVPKNTGRRTTLAAHCPDNAQVGLMQILYNNIGKDLSRVSMPAALNEPINLMQRLCEELEYSELLDTANNTQDPYQRMVYVGAFAISGYATAHYRNRYKPFNPLLGETYECLREDKGFRYISEQVCHHPPISACHADSDNFSFWQDQRWKNKFWGKSLEIMPTGMVNVTLPRFGDHYEWNKVVTCIHNVLSQQRYLEHYGEVIIRNLNGNACTCKITFVKSRYWGSDTNKNEVQGTVLDQTGSVIHRFGGLWHEGIFCDTLPTPQCIWKPNSQPKDYYLYYGFSSFTLELNELTPGLKPLLPPTDSRLRPDQRMLEDGRVDDCDKFKEEVEDMQRERRKQLAKKGQEHTPRFFKKAMDSSGRDVWLTNGTYWKVRENPGFANTKNLELW
- the LOC100136345 gene encoding OORP isoform X3, yielding MDSFQNPYGSTLNRSQSLMSGLEKTPPTLNKPTHSRSSSTASSRHSRVSTNIKDWEVMDDLQVEMMSGDNSQDLTIPGICEGYLLKRRKWPLKGWHKRYFVLETGILRYSKTQQDITRGKLHGSLDVGLAVMSINKKSNRIDLDAGDVLYHMKANSHDLFYIWVAKLSAHRMFKKNEAAQVHNGFFQALSQGTSVPGLAQRNGMQDVSSYQHYHSTTDSYVGEIAAPTPSEFPSVNPGVNGKVSAWLQQTHDPDSCAQELNRCQLELSELNRLVRRLQLLEGGQQAFTDGELQRIISMQNLSLEKPKKSRSCKIWGHSRTMSRVEALGMLSSSHLNSSSQLGASVPSLQDYVPAVPDYVYSQLSPPTNTSPEGRKIQQDICSVSQRVHASLKSVHDALAQERQRLQDTYHQSTTLAETVSGNESRRTPSVTDSAAEYFDASDGVLNGSFSESESGLSEGTTSNSEPEEGHASATREYRASISKTPNCVVPKNTGRRTTLAAHCPDNAQVGLMQILYNNIGKDLSRVSMPAALNEPINLMQRLCEELEYSELLDTANNTQDPYQRMVYVGAFAISGYATAHYRNRYKPFNPLLGETYECLREDKGFRYISEQVCHHPPISACHADSDNFSFWQDQRWKNKFWGKSLEIMPTGMVNVTLPRFGDHYEWNKVVTCIHNVLSQQRYLEHYGEVIIRNLNGNACTCKITFVKSRYWGSDTNKNEVQGTVLDQTGSVIHRFGGLWHEGIFCDTLPTPQCIWKPNSQPKDYYLYYGFSSFTLELNELTPGLKPLLPPTDSRLRPDQRMLEDGRVDDCDKFKEEVEDMQRERRKQLAKKGQEHTPRFFKKAMDSSGRDVWLTNGTYWKVRENPGFANTKNLELW
- the LOC100136345 gene encoding OORP isoform X1, translated to MDSFQNPYGSTLNRSQSLMSGLEKTPPTLNKPTHSRSSSTASSRHSRVSTNIKDWEVMDDLQVEMMSGDNSQDLTIPGICEGYLLKRRKWPLKGWHKRYFVLETGILRYSKTQQDITRGKLHGSLDVGLAVMSINKKSNRIDLDAGDVLYHMKANSHDLFYIWVAKLSAHRMFKKNEAAQVHNGFFQALSQGTSVPGLAQRNGMQDVSSYQHYHSTTDSYVGEIAAPTPSEFPSVNPGVNGKVSAWLQQTHDPDSCAQELNRCQLELSELNRLVRRLQLLEGGQQAFTDGELQRIISMQNLSLEKPKKSRSCKIWGHSRTMSRVEALGMVRQLSSSHLNSSSQLGASVPSLQDYVPAVPDYVYSQLSPPTNTSPEGRKIQQDICSVSQRVHASLKSVHDALAQERQRLQDTYHQSTTLAETVSGNESRRTPSVTDSAAEYFDASDGVLNGSFSESESGLSEGTTSNSEPEEGHASATREYRASISKTPNCVVPKNTGRRTTLAAHCPDNAQVGLMQILYNNIGKDLSRVSMPAALNEPINLMQRLCEELEYSELLDTANNTQDPYQRMVYVGAFAISGYATAHYRNRYKPFNPLLGETYECLREDKGFRYISEQVCHHPPISACHADSDNFSFWQDQRWKNKFWGKSLEIMPTGMVNVTLPRFGDHYEWNKVVTCIHNVLSQQRYLEHYGEVIIRNLNGNACTCKITFVKSRYWGSDTNKNEVQGTVLDQTGSVIHRFGGLWHEGIFCDTLPTPQCIWKPNSQPKDYYLYYGFSSFTLELNELTPGLKPLLPPTDSRLRPDQRMLEDGRVDDCDKFKEEVEDMQRERRKQLAKKGQEHTPRFFKKAMDSSGRDVWLTNGTYWKVRENPGFANTKNLELW
- the LOC100136345 gene encoding OORP isoform X2: MDSFQNPYGSTLNRSQSLMSGLEKTPPTLNKPTHSRSSSTASSRHSRNIKDWEVMDDLQVEMMSGDNSQDLTIPGICEGYLLKRRKWPLKGWHKRYFVLETGILRYSKTQQDITRGKLHGSLDVGLAVMSINKKSNRIDLDAGDVLYHMKANSHDLFYIWVAKLSAHRMFKKNEAAQVHNGFFQALSQGTSVPGLAQRNGMQDVSSYQHYHSTTDSYVGEIAAPTPSEFPSVNPGVNGKVSAWLQQTHDPDSCAQELNRCQLELSELNRLVRRLQLLEGGQQAFTDGELQRIISMQNLSLEKPKKSRSCKIWGHSRTMSRVEALGMVRQLSSSHLNSSSQLGASVPSLQDYVPAVPDYVYSQLSPPTNTSPEGRKIQQDICSVSQRVHASLKSVHDALAQERQRLQDTYHQSTTLAETVSGNESRRTPSVTDSAAEYFDASDGVLNGSFSESESGLSEGTTSNSEPEEGHASATREYRASISKTPNCVVPKNTGRRTTLAAHCPDNAQVGLMQILYNNIGKDLSRVSMPAALNEPINLMQRLCEELEYSELLDTANNTQDPYQRMVYVGAFAISGYATAHYRNRYKPFNPLLGETYECLREDKGFRYISEQVCHHPPISACHADSDNFSFWQDQRWKNKFWGKSLEIMPTGMVNVTLPRFGDHYEWNKVVTCIHNVLSQQRYLEHYGEVIIRNLNGNACTCKITFVKSRYWGSDTNKNEVQGTVLDQTGSVIHRFGGLWHEGIFCDTLPTPQCIWKPNSQPKDYYLYYGFSSFTLELNELTPGLKPLLPPTDSRLRPDQRMLEDGRVDDCDKFKEEVEDMQRERRKQLAKKGQEHTPRFFKKAMDSSGRDVWLTNGTYWKVRENPGFANTKNLELW
- the LOC100136345 gene encoding OORP (The RefSeq protein has 1 frameshift compared to this genomic sequence) gives rise to the protein MSINKKSNRIDLDAGDVLYHMKANSHDLFYIWVAKLSAHRMFKKNEAAQVHNGFFQALSQGTSVPGLAQRNGMQDVSSYQHYHSTTDSYVGEIAAPTPSEFPSVNPGVNGKVSAWLQQTHDPDSCAQELNRCQLELSELNRLVRRLQLLEGGQQAFTDGELQRIISMQNLSLEKPKKSRSCKIWGHSRTMSRVEALGMVRQLSSSHLNSSSQLGASVPSLQDYVPAVPDYVYSQLSPPTNTSPEGRKIQQDICSVSQRVHASLKSVHDALAQERQRLQDTYHQSTTLAETVSGNESRRTPSVTDSAAEYFDASDGVLNGSFSESESGLSEGTTSNSEPEEGHASATREYRASISKTPNCVVPKNTGRRTTLAAHCPDNAQVGLMQILYNNIGKDLSRVSMPAALNEPINLMQRLCEELEYSELLDTANNTQDPYQRMVYVGAFAISGYATAHYRNRYKPFNPLLGETYECLREDKGFRYISEQVCHHPPISACHADSDNFSFWQDQRWKNKFWGKSLEIMPTGMVNVTLPRFGDHYEWNKVVTCIHNVLSQQRYLEHYGGGHHP